The proteins below come from a single Miscanthus floridulus cultivar M001 chromosome 1, ASM1932011v1, whole genome shotgun sequence genomic window:
- the LOC136476330 gene encoding uncharacterized protein isoform X1, with product MDPLRSYLGRLLLEEITPVVMVLSTPLAEAACRKNGLSFVDMLSPFSLLKKIDVPVRTASEVPYRLQMFKIRMVYASDVRKEDCEVADERIKPVVSEANEKALLDLLSDPPQVEDVLGKPEAELCPLWIKKFNRELMRTLSFSEHETFDHPVACLLVVSSMDKEPVNKFVDLFNTNQLPSLLNEGIMDPQILKHYLVLHDQQEGPQDIAVNVLAEMRSTLGLNDCKLLCINSSTEAGGSNADNSWLPYKALGLNNHDGSCFISVDDLNEIKDFMQDFVSNHIIPYMEQKIRVLNQQVATTRKGFRNQIKNLWWRKRDDVPEAPNGPMYTFTSIESQIRVLGDFAFMLRDYELALSNYRLLATDYKLDKAWKRFAGVQEMSGLCYFILDQSRKDAEYCMENAFSTYLRIGSSGQRNATRCGLWWAEMLKTRGQYREASNVYFRVSNEEPSLHSAVLLEQAACCYLLANPPMLRKYGFHLILAGNSYYVSDQKQHAVRVYRNALFVYKQNPWSYINNHVHFNVGRWYGVLGILDVAIKHLLEVIACSHQSLTTQNMFLTDFFHYVQSMGKKFDVYKLQLPVFNMSSLKVIYEDHRTYASDADVGVSESTWQELEEELIPSSSIVRTNWLDTQPMRKYKDSCICVTGEAVKLNVELKNPLQIPVAVSGISLICQLSTTLDALSSDVSGLDLDGGEDKVNTKPSISMFETDGDKFTLSKLDIILGGGESKRVQLDVTPKVEGILKLVGIRWTLSESVVGYQYFEFDAQKKIKKGKRGPRRSWNNSLVVIKGLPKLTGSIDRMPTKAFAGDLKLLTLNLRNHSEYAVKGIKMKLSSPRFLIPGDSSDIGLEFPDCLKRHMQSESSVISSKTLKDNFKSLLFAFPQDIEIQTGAALSWPIWFHAATPGNVSLYISLYYEMGSSSDIKYRTLRMHFNLEVLPSLDVSFSISTSSSRLQEYIVRMDVMNKTPSESFVLHQLSCVGGKWAVSALPLCSSINSVETVSENQAVSCFFKIKDCEADSCKEAESGSCTSDMALCPGSSTDLFDIARSPLADFHYQERYRQGKVAKGPCSLLDFVLISKAVGNSSKPTPDFELLSHHTCHCSSLSQNPIWWLMEGPRTISHDFSKSYCEVNLQLVIHNSEAHKILVRVVTFDVMPEKSQTVHPHDSTSAQGGWYDVSLENDVKTISSSKSTHQEKQSSKSISPYVWCSLSCAQIELQPDNCARVPLKVCIFAPGTYNFSNYELQWKVHPSEGRHVDENEKLLSGGGLGHPFYVTVLQSV from the exons ATGGATCCGCTCCGGAGCTACTTGGGGCGGCTCCTTCTCGAAGAAATCACACCGGTGGTGATGGTGCTGTCCACACCGCTCGCTGAGGCCGCCTGCCGTAAGAACGGCCTCAGCTTCGTCGACATGCTCTCCCCGTTCTCGCTCTTAAAAAAAATCGACG TGCCCGTGCGGACGGCGAGCGAGGTGCCGTACAGGCTGCAAATGTTTAAGATTCGGATGGTTTACGCGTCCGACGTCCGGAAGGAGGACTGCGAG GTGGCAGACGAGAGGATTAAGCCGGTAGTTTCTGAGGCCAATGAGAAGGCTCTTCTGGATTTGCTTTCAGACCCGCCTCAGGTTGAAGATGTACTTGGAA AGCCTGAGGCCGAGCTGTGCCCATTGTGGATTAAGAAGTTCAATAGAGAGCTAATGCGGACACTCTCATTTTCAGAGCATGAAACATTTGACCATCCCGTGGCAT GTCTTCTAGTTGTGTCATCAATGGACAAAGAACCAGTCAATAAATTTGTTGATCTCTTCAACACAAATCAGTTGCCATCTCTTTTGAATGAAGGCATAATGGATCCACAGATTTTGAAGCATTACCTTGTACTTCATGACCAGCAAGAGGGGCCACAAGACAT AGCTGTGAATGTCTTAGCTGAAATGAGGAGTACCCTTGGTCTGAACGACTGTAAATTATTATGCATAAATTCGTCTACAGAAGCAGGTGGTAGTAATGCTGACAATTCATGGCTACCTTAT AAAGCTCTTGGTTTGAACAATCATGATGGATCCTGTTTCATTAGTGTGGATGATCTGAATGAG ATAAAGGACTTCATGCAAGATTTTGTTTCTAACCATATCATCCCCTACATGGAGCAAAAGATACGTGTCCTCAATCAGCAG GTAGCCACAACAAGAAAGGGTTTTAGAAATCAGATCAAGAACTTGTGGTGGAGAAAGAGAGATGATGTCCCAGAAGCTCCAAATGGGCCAAT GTATACATTCACCTCCATAGAATCACAGATCAGAGTACTAGGTGATTTCGCCTTCATGTTACGAGACTACGAGCTTGCCTTGTCAAACTACAGATTACTCGCCACTGATTATAAGCTTGATAAGGCTTGGAAGCGATTTGCTGGTGTACAG GAGATGAGTGGACTTTGCTATTTCATTTTGGATCAGTCTAGGAAGGACGCGGAGTATTGCATGGAAAATGCCTTCAGTACATATTTG AGAATTGGATCTTCTGGCCAGAGAAATGCTACTAGATGTGGCCTTTGGTGGGCCGAAATGCTTAAAACAAGAGGACAGTATAGGGAAGCATCAAACGTGTATTTCCGTGTTTCTAATGAG GAACCTTCGTTGCATTCAGCTGTACTGCTTGAGCAAGCCGCCTGTTGCTATCTATTAGCCAATCCACCCATGCTTCGGAAATACGGATTTCACCTAATCTTAGCTGGGAATAGCTACTACGTGTCTGATCAG AAACAACATGCTGTTCGGGTGTACAGAAATGCTTTGTTTGTCTACAAACAAAACCCTTGGAGTTACATCAACAATCATGTACATTTTAATGTTGGAAG GTGGTATGGAGTTCTCGGGATACTTGATGTAGCCATCAAGCACTTGCTGGAGGTCATTGCTTGTAGCCATCAGTCGCTGACTACACAAAACATGTTCCTCACTGATTTTTTCCATTATGTTCAG AGCATGGGGAAGAAATTTGATGTGTACAAGCTTCAACTTCCTGTTTTTAACATGTCATCTCTCAAAGTTATATATGAAGATCATCGCACTTATGCATCAGATGCAGAT GTTGGCGTTAGTGAAAGCACCTGGCAGGAGCTGGAGGAAGAATTGATCCCATCATCATCAATTGTCAGAACTAATTGGCTGGATACTCAGCCAATGAGAAAATACAAGGATTCCTGTATTTGTGTGACTGGAg AAGCAGTAAAATTGAATGTTGAACTTAAAAATCCCCTCCAAATTCCTGTTGCTGTTTCTGGCATCTCTCTTATATGCCAGCTTTCCACCACTTTGGATGCATTAAGTTCTG ATGTAAGTGGGCTGGATTTGGATGGTGGGGAAGATAAGGTTAACACAAAGCCATCTATTTCAAT GTTTGAGACTGATGGAGATAAGTTTACATTGTCAAAGCTTGACATTATATTAGGAggaggtgaaagtaaaaga GTGCAACTTGATGTTACTCCAAAAGTTGAAGGTATTCTGAAGTTGGTTGGGATAAGGTGGACACTTTCAGAGTCAGTAGTAGGCTATCAATACTTTGAATTTGATGCACAGAAAAAAATCAAGAAAGGGAAAAGAGGCCCACGTCGTTCTTGGAATAACAGCCTGGTTGTAATCAAG GGTTTACCAAAACTTACAGGATCTATTGATCGCATGCCAACAAAAGCGTTTGCTGGTGATTTAAAGCTGCTTACACTAAATCTGAGAAACCATTCAGAATATGCTGTGAAG GGCATAAAAATGAAACTTAGCAGCCCAAGATTTTTAATTCCTGGTGATTCATCGGACATTGGCCTTGAGTTCCCAGACTGCTTAAAAAGGCATATGCAATCAGAAAGCAGTGTCATATCATCCAAAACTTTGAAGGACAATTTCAAGAGTTTGCTCTTTGCATTTCCTCAG GATATTGAAATTCAAACAGGGGCAGCACTCTCTTGGCCTATTTGGTTTCATGCTGCAACTCCTGGAAATGTTTCTCTTTATATATCTCTGTATTACGAAATGGGGAGTTCCAGTGATATTAAATACCGTACACTACGCATGCATTTCAATCTCGAG GTTTTGCCATCACTTGATGTATCCTTTTCTATAAGCACGTCCTCATCAAGATTGCAAGAGTATATTGTTCGCATGGATGTCATGAACAAGACTCCATCAGAGTCATTTGTGCTTCATCAGTTATCATGTGTCGGTGGTAAATGGGCAGTTTCAGCGTTGCCGTTATGCAGTTCAATCAACTCTGTTGAAACAGTATCAGAAAATCAGGCTGTGTCGTGCTTCTTCAAAATTAAG GATTGTGAGGCGGATTCTTGTAAAGAGGCAGAAAGTGGTTCCTGCACAAGCGATATGGCTTTGTGTCCAGGGAGCAGCACTGATCTGTTTGACATTGCTCGATCTCCTTTAGCTGATTTTCACTATCAAGAAAGATACAGGCAAGGGAAGGTAGCAAAG GGGCCATGCAGCCTTCTTGATTTTGTTCTAATCTCAAAGGCAGTTGGTAACTCTTCCAAGCCTACTCCAGACTTTGAACTACTTTCTCATCACACGTGTCATTGCAG TTCTCTAAGCCAGAACCCTATATGGTGGCTTATGGAAGGACCTCGGACAATTAGTCATGATTTCTCAAAGTCTTACTGTGAGGTTAACCTCCAGTTGGTCATTCACAATTCAGAAGCTCATAAGATTTTGGTGAGAGTGGTCACTTTTGATGTAATGCCAGAGAAAAGCCAAACTGTTCATCCTCATGACTCAACCAGTGCTCAGGGTGGATGGTATGATGTATCACTGGAAAATGATGTAAAGACCATCTCTAGTTCCAAGAGTACACATCAAGAGAAGCAATCTTCGAAGAGCATTTCACCATATGTTTGGTGTTCATTGAGTTGTGCTCAAATTGAGCTCCAACCTGACAATTGTGCTAGAGTTCCTCTAAAAGTGTGCATATTTGCACCAGGTACATACAATTTTTCCAATTATGAGCTGCAATGGAAAGTGCATCCATCTGAGGGACGACATGTGGATGAAAATGAGAAATTGTTATCTGGTGGTGGTCTAGGGCATCCTTTCTATGTTACTGTCCTTCAAAGTGTCTAA
- the LOC136476330 gene encoding uncharacterized protein isoform X2, with translation MQKALGLNNHDGSCFISVDDLNEIKDFMQDFVSNHIIPYMEQKIRVLNQQVATTRKGFRNQIKNLWWRKRDDVPEAPNGPMYTFTSIESQIRVLGDFAFMLRDYELALSNYRLLATDYKLDKAWKRFAGVQEMSGLCYFILDQSRKDAEYCMENAFSTYLRIGSSGQRNATRCGLWWAEMLKTRGQYREASNVYFRVSNEEPSLHSAVLLEQAACCYLLANPPMLRKYGFHLILAGNSYYVSDQKQHAVRVYRNALFVYKQNPWSYINNHVHFNVGRWYGVLGILDVAIKHLLEVIACSHQSLTTQNMFLTDFFHYVQSMGKKFDVYKLQLPVFNMSSLKVIYEDHRTYASDADVGVSESTWQELEEELIPSSSIVRTNWLDTQPMRKYKDSCICVTGEAVKLNVELKNPLQIPVAVSGISLICQLSTTLDALSSDVSGLDLDGGEDKVNTKPSISMFETDGDKFTLSKLDIILGGGESKRVQLDVTPKVEGILKLVGIRWTLSESVVGYQYFEFDAQKKIKKGKRGPRRSWNNSLVVIKGLPKLTGSIDRMPTKAFAGDLKLLTLNLRNHSEYAVKGIKMKLSSPRFLIPGDSSDIGLEFPDCLKRHMQSESSVISSKTLKDNFKSLLFAFPQDIEIQTGAALSWPIWFHAATPGNVSLYISLYYEMGSSSDIKYRTLRMHFNLEVLPSLDVSFSISTSSSRLQEYIVRMDVMNKTPSESFVLHQLSCVGGKWAVSALPLCSSINSVETVSENQAVSCFFKIKDCEADSCKEAESGSCTSDMALCPGSSTDLFDIARSPLADFHYQERYRQGKVAKGPCSLLDFVLISKAVGNSSKPTPDFELLSHHTCHCSSLSQNPIWWLMEGPRTISHDFSKSYCEVNLQLVIHNSEAHKILVRVVTFDVMPEKSQTVHPHDSTSAQGGWYDVSLENDVKTISSSKSTHQEKQSSKSISPYVWCSLSCAQIELQPDNCARVPLKVCIFAPGTYNFSNYELQWKVHPSEGRHVDENEKLLSGGGLGHPFYVTVLQSV, from the exons ATGCAGAAAGCTCTTGGTTTGAACAATCATGATGGATCCTGTTTCATTAGTGTGGATGATCTGAATGAG ATAAAGGACTTCATGCAAGATTTTGTTTCTAACCATATCATCCCCTACATGGAGCAAAAGATACGTGTCCTCAATCAGCAG GTAGCCACAACAAGAAAGGGTTTTAGAAATCAGATCAAGAACTTGTGGTGGAGAAAGAGAGATGATGTCCCAGAAGCTCCAAATGGGCCAAT GTATACATTCACCTCCATAGAATCACAGATCAGAGTACTAGGTGATTTCGCCTTCATGTTACGAGACTACGAGCTTGCCTTGTCAAACTACAGATTACTCGCCACTGATTATAAGCTTGATAAGGCTTGGAAGCGATTTGCTGGTGTACAG GAGATGAGTGGACTTTGCTATTTCATTTTGGATCAGTCTAGGAAGGACGCGGAGTATTGCATGGAAAATGCCTTCAGTACATATTTG AGAATTGGATCTTCTGGCCAGAGAAATGCTACTAGATGTGGCCTTTGGTGGGCCGAAATGCTTAAAACAAGAGGACAGTATAGGGAAGCATCAAACGTGTATTTCCGTGTTTCTAATGAG GAACCTTCGTTGCATTCAGCTGTACTGCTTGAGCAAGCCGCCTGTTGCTATCTATTAGCCAATCCACCCATGCTTCGGAAATACGGATTTCACCTAATCTTAGCTGGGAATAGCTACTACGTGTCTGATCAG AAACAACATGCTGTTCGGGTGTACAGAAATGCTTTGTTTGTCTACAAACAAAACCCTTGGAGTTACATCAACAATCATGTACATTTTAATGTTGGAAG GTGGTATGGAGTTCTCGGGATACTTGATGTAGCCATCAAGCACTTGCTGGAGGTCATTGCTTGTAGCCATCAGTCGCTGACTACACAAAACATGTTCCTCACTGATTTTTTCCATTATGTTCAG AGCATGGGGAAGAAATTTGATGTGTACAAGCTTCAACTTCCTGTTTTTAACATGTCATCTCTCAAAGTTATATATGAAGATCATCGCACTTATGCATCAGATGCAGAT GTTGGCGTTAGTGAAAGCACCTGGCAGGAGCTGGAGGAAGAATTGATCCCATCATCATCAATTGTCAGAACTAATTGGCTGGATACTCAGCCAATGAGAAAATACAAGGATTCCTGTATTTGTGTGACTGGAg AAGCAGTAAAATTGAATGTTGAACTTAAAAATCCCCTCCAAATTCCTGTTGCTGTTTCTGGCATCTCTCTTATATGCCAGCTTTCCACCACTTTGGATGCATTAAGTTCTG ATGTAAGTGGGCTGGATTTGGATGGTGGGGAAGATAAGGTTAACACAAAGCCATCTATTTCAAT GTTTGAGACTGATGGAGATAAGTTTACATTGTCAAAGCTTGACATTATATTAGGAggaggtgaaagtaaaaga GTGCAACTTGATGTTACTCCAAAAGTTGAAGGTATTCTGAAGTTGGTTGGGATAAGGTGGACACTTTCAGAGTCAGTAGTAGGCTATCAATACTTTGAATTTGATGCACAGAAAAAAATCAAGAAAGGGAAAAGAGGCCCACGTCGTTCTTGGAATAACAGCCTGGTTGTAATCAAG GGTTTACCAAAACTTACAGGATCTATTGATCGCATGCCAACAAAAGCGTTTGCTGGTGATTTAAAGCTGCTTACACTAAATCTGAGAAACCATTCAGAATATGCTGTGAAG GGCATAAAAATGAAACTTAGCAGCCCAAGATTTTTAATTCCTGGTGATTCATCGGACATTGGCCTTGAGTTCCCAGACTGCTTAAAAAGGCATATGCAATCAGAAAGCAGTGTCATATCATCCAAAACTTTGAAGGACAATTTCAAGAGTTTGCTCTTTGCATTTCCTCAG GATATTGAAATTCAAACAGGGGCAGCACTCTCTTGGCCTATTTGGTTTCATGCTGCAACTCCTGGAAATGTTTCTCTTTATATATCTCTGTATTACGAAATGGGGAGTTCCAGTGATATTAAATACCGTACACTACGCATGCATTTCAATCTCGAG GTTTTGCCATCACTTGATGTATCCTTTTCTATAAGCACGTCCTCATCAAGATTGCAAGAGTATATTGTTCGCATGGATGTCATGAACAAGACTCCATCAGAGTCATTTGTGCTTCATCAGTTATCATGTGTCGGTGGTAAATGGGCAGTTTCAGCGTTGCCGTTATGCAGTTCAATCAACTCTGTTGAAACAGTATCAGAAAATCAGGCTGTGTCGTGCTTCTTCAAAATTAAG GATTGTGAGGCGGATTCTTGTAAAGAGGCAGAAAGTGGTTCCTGCACAAGCGATATGGCTTTGTGTCCAGGGAGCAGCACTGATCTGTTTGACATTGCTCGATCTCCTTTAGCTGATTTTCACTATCAAGAAAGATACAGGCAAGGGAAGGTAGCAAAG GGGCCATGCAGCCTTCTTGATTTTGTTCTAATCTCAAAGGCAGTTGGTAACTCTTCCAAGCCTACTCCAGACTTTGAACTACTTTCTCATCACACGTGTCATTGCAG TTCTCTAAGCCAGAACCCTATATGGTGGCTTATGGAAGGACCTCGGACAATTAGTCATGATTTCTCAAAGTCTTACTGTGAGGTTAACCTCCAGTTGGTCATTCACAATTCAGAAGCTCATAAGATTTTGGTGAGAGTGGTCACTTTTGATGTAATGCCAGAGAAAAGCCAAACTGTTCATCCTCATGACTCAACCAGTGCTCAGGGTGGATGGTATGATGTATCACTGGAAAATGATGTAAAGACCATCTCTAGTTCCAAGAGTACACATCAAGAGAAGCAATCTTCGAAGAGCATTTCACCATATGTTTGGTGTTCATTGAGTTGTGCTCAAATTGAGCTCCAACCTGACAATTGTGCTAGAGTTCCTCTAAAAGTGTGCATATTTGCACCAGGTACATACAATTTTTCCAATTATGAGCTGCAATGGAAAGTGCATCCATCTGAGGGACGACATGTGGATGAAAATGAGAAATTGTTATCTGGTGGTGGTCTAGGGCATCCTTTCTATGTTACTGTCCTTCAAAGTGTCTAA
- the LOC136476253 gene encoding LOW QUALITY PROTEIN: cullin-4-like (The sequence of the model RefSeq protein was modified relative to this genomic sequence to represent the inferred CDS: deleted 1 base in 1 codon), which yields MSQPHAAAAASKRLFSSTTTSPSPTSSPATPLMKKTKHPAASSSAAGTVEKNGIHLDTAVAAAATGGGRTNGEEDAEMVLVDQDELPAPSAPASAGVAANLFRKKATLPQPSTSARKPLRIKIGQPKLPKNFEENTWAILKDAITAIFLKQKLSCDVEKLYQAAGDLCLHKLGANLYERIKKECEIHIAEKISALVGQSPDLVVFLSLVQRTWQDFCDQMLIIRGIALLLDVKYVKNVANICSVWDMGLQLFRKHLSLSPEIEHKTVTGLLRLIESERLGEAIDRTLLSHLLKMLTALGMYSESFEKPFLECTSEFYATEGVKYMQQSDIPDYLKHVESRLQEEHERCILYLEANTRKPLIATTEKQLLERHTSAIIEKGFTMLMDANRINDLSRMYNLFQKVNAVELLKLALSSYIRATGQAIIMDEEKDRELVPFLLDFKASLDKILEESFAKNEAFSNTIKDSFEHLINLRQNRPAELIAKFLDEKLRAGNKGTSEEELEGILDRVLVLFRFIQGKDVFEAFYKKDLAKRLLLGKSASIDAEKSMITKLKTECGSQFTNKLEGMFKDIELSKEINDSFRQSSQARTKLLSGIEMSVHVLTTGYWPTYPPMDVKLPHELNVYQDIFKEFYLSKYSGRRLMWQNSLGHCVLKVDFPKGKKELAVSLFQSVVLMLFNDAQKLSFLDIKDSTGIEDKELRRTLQSLACGKVRVLQKIPKGRDVEDKDEFVFNEDFSAPLYRIKVNAIQMKETVEEYTSTTERVFQDRQYQVDAAIVRIMKTRKVLSHTLLITELYQQLKFPVKPADIKKRIESLIDREYLERDRSNPRSTTIWLDSALADH from the exons ATGTCTCAGCcccacgccgccgctgccgcctcgaAGCGCCTCTTCTCGTCCACCACCACATCCCCGTCCCCGACCTCCTCCCCTGCGACGCCGCTTATGAAGAAGACCAAGCaccccgccgcctcctcctctgcCGCAGGGACCGTCGAGAAGAACGGCATCCACCTTGataccgccgtcgccgccgctgccacgGGCGGGGGCCGAACGAACGGCGAGGAGGATGCGGAGATGGTGCTCGTGGACCAGGACGAGCTCCCCGCGCCCAGCGCGCCGGCCTCCGCGGGCGTTGCCGCCAACCTCTTCCGTAAGAAGGCCACGCTCCCGCAGCCGTCGACCTCCGCCCGCAAGCCCCTCCGCATCAAAATAG GTCAACCAAAACTGCCAAAAAACTTCGAAGAGAATACATGGGCGATTTTGAAGGATGCTATCACAGCTATTTTTCTCAAGCAGAAACTTTCTTGTGATGTTGAGAAACTCTATCAG GCTGCTGGTGATCTTTGTCTACACAAGCTAGGGGCAAACCTATACGAACGAATCAAGAAAGAATGTGAAATACACATAGCTGAAAAAATATCAGCATTAGTAGGCCAAAGCCCAGATTTGGTTGTATTTTTGTCTCTGGTCCAAAGAACATGGCAAGATTTTTGTGATCAGATGTTGATTATTCGTGGTATTGCTTTACTTCTTGATGTAAAATATGTCAAGAATGTAGCGAATATTTGTTCAGTGTGGGATATGGGGCTGCAACTGTTCCGCAAGCATCTATCACTGTCCCCGGAGATTGAACACAAAACTGTAACTGGACTTCTCAGATTGATCGAGAGTGAGAG GCTTGGTGAAGCAATAGATAGGACATTACTTAGTCATCTTCTGAAGATGCTTACTGCTCTTGGAATGTATTCTGAGAGTTTTGAAAAGCCCTTTCTTGAATGCACTTCAGAATTTTATGCTACGGAAGGTGTTAAATATATGCAGCAATCTGATATTCCAGACTACCTGAAGCATGTGGAG TCGAGGTTACAAGAAGAACATGAAAGGTGTATTCTATATTTGGAAGCTAACACAAGGAAGCCACTGATCGCAACTACTGAAAAGCAATTGCTAGAACGTCATACATCTGCAATTATTGAGAAG GGGTTCACTATGCTCATGGATGCAAATCGTATAAATGACCTCTCGAGGATGTACAACCTTTTCCAGAAGGTTAATGCTGTTGAGCTGCTAAAACTAGCGCTTAGTTCATATATCCGGGCTACAGGCCAGGCCATTATTATGGATGAGGAAAAGGACAGAGAattagttccatttcttctcgaTTTTAAGGCATCACTCGACAAAATATTGGAAGAAAGTTTTGCCAAGAATGAGGCTTTCTCCAATACCATAAAAGATTCATTTGAGCACCTTATCAATCTAAGACAG AACCGACCTGCGGAATTGATTGCAAAGTTTCTTGATGAGAAACTTCGAGCTGGCAATAAAGGGACATCAGAAGAAGAGCTGGAGGGTATACTTGATAGAGTTTTGGTCCTGTTTCGGTTTATACAA GGTAAAGATGTATTTGAGGCATTCTACAAGAAGGATCTAGCTAAGAGGTTGCTGCTTGGGAAGAGCGCATCAATAGATGCTGAAAAATCGATGATCACAAAA CTCAAAACTGAGTGTGGAAGTCAGTTTACCAACAAGCTGGAGGGAATGTTCAAG GACATTGAATTATCCAAAGAAATAAATGATTCATTCAGGCAATCATCTCAAGCTAGGACAAAGCTTCTCTCTGGCATTGAAATGAGTGTCCATGTGCTTACAACAGG CTATTGGCCTACATATCCACCAATGGACGTGAAACTCCCACACGAACTGAATGTGTATCAG GATATATTTAAAGAGTTCTATTTGAGCAAGTACAGTGGAAGGCGTTTAATGTGGCAGAATTCTTTGGGACACTGTGTCTTGAAAGTGGACTTTCCCAAAGGCAAAAAGGAACTCGCAGTGTCATTGTTTCAG AGTGTGGTTTTGATGTTGTTCAATGACGCACAAAAATTAAGCTTCCTTGACATCAAAGATTCCACTGGTATCGAGGATAAAGAATTGAGACGGACACTGCAATCACTTGCATGTGGTAAAGTTCGGGTTCTCCAAAAG ATACCAAAAGGGAGAGATGTAGAAGATAAGGATGAATTTGTATTCAATGAAGATTTTAGTGCTCCCCTCTATCGCATAAAG GTAAATGCAATTCAAATGAAGGAGACGGTAGAAGAATACACGAGCACCACTGAGAGAGTGTTCCAGGATCGGCAGTATCAG GTTGATGCGGCCATAGTTCGAATAATGAAGACGCGGAAGGTCCTCAGCCACACCCTTCTAATAACGGAGCTTTACCAGCAG CTCAAGTTCCCTGTTAAGCCAGCTGATATCAAGAAAAGAATAGAGAGCTTGATCGACCGGGAGTACCTGGAGCGGGACAGGAGTAAC CCCAGATCTACAACTATCTGGCTTGACAGCGCTTTGGCGGACCATTAA